CGCTGCTGGCGCCACTGGACGATTTTTCCGGCACCCTGCGCAGCTTCCTCGATGAAGGCCTGGGTGTGAACATTACTGTGCCCTTCAAGGAACAGGCGTGGGCACTGGTCGACAAGCATACAGCCGCTGCTGAACGGGCCGGCGCGGTGAATACCATCAAGCGTATGGCTGACGGCAGCCTGCTGGGCGACAACACAGATGGCAAGGGGTTGGTGAGGGATATCCAGCACAATGCAGGCCTGACGCTGGCCGGTATGCGGGTTCTGCTGGTTGGCGCGGGAGGGGCTGCGCGCGGTGTCATCCAGCCGTTGCTGCAAGCCGGCCCGGCGCAACTGTGCGTGGTCAACCGTACAGTGGAAAAGGCCGAGCAATTGGCCATGTTGTTCAAGGATTTGGGACCGATCAGCGCTGCAGGTTTCGAATGGATCGAGGAGCCTGTCGATCTGATCATTAACGCCACCTCCGCCAGCCTGGACAGCAAACTGCCGCCCATCTCTCCCTCTCTGATCCGACCCGGCCATACTTGGTGCTACGACATGATGTATGCCAGCGAAGCGACGGTATTCAATCGCTGGGCTGCCGAACAGGGCGCAGCGCGCTGCATTGACGGTCTGGGCATGCTGGTGGAGCAGGCCGCAGAAGCCTTCGCCCTGTGGCGCGGCATACGCCCGGATACGTCGGAGGTATTGGCTGCGCTGCGCCAGAAGTGATCAGAGCGCTGCGTCGCCGGCAGCGCCGAGATGAACAGAACACCTGCCTGCACTGACATAGTCGATAGGCCAGATATCATGCCAATGATCAGCTGGTCGAGTGCTTTTGTTGAATATTCATGACCAGGAGTCAAGCTATGTCCGCACCCTGTGTGGTTGTCACCGGCGGAGCCAGAAACATTGGTCAAGCCATCGCGTTGCGTCTTCAGGAAGACGGTTATCGCACCATCGTTCTGGATATTGTCGAGCCAGAGGCCGATACACTG
Above is a genomic segment from Halopseudomonas litoralis containing:
- the aroE gene encoding shikimate dehydrogenase, with the protein product MDRYAVIGNPIAHSKSPLIHSMFARQTGEDLQYEALLAPLDDFSGTLRSFLDEGLGVNITVPFKEQAWALVDKHTAAAERAGAVNTIKRMADGSLLGDNTDGKGLVRDIQHNAGLTLAGMRVLLVGAGGAARGVIQPLLQAGPAQLCVVNRTVEKAEQLAMLFKDLGPISAAGFEWIEEPVDLIINATSASLDSKLPPISPSLIRPGHTWCYDMMYASEATVFNRWAAEQGAARCIDGLGMLVEQAAEAFALWRGIRPDTSEVLAALRQK